From one Cyprinus carpio isolate SPL01 chromosome B3, ASM1834038v1, whole genome shotgun sequence genomic stretch:
- the LOC122136573 gene encoding ceramide synthase-like isoform X2 has translation MLSILAAGSIFFPGLFLLSKRFLKHAPGLKWSEKDAVIVSSRLVSSVQAIMASSAGYIIACSCEDIIEDQHWLTSSYILFAVPYFVYDIYAMFLCHWYKLQVKDHEEESEAKPMRSAISGYLRREILMVLHHVVMVTVCFPVSVYKQQHTLLHKVNGALMLVTFFICRVLLFPYLYYAYGRYASIPFYIVPLSVPWQCNAGAALLMAPQVYWFSLICRGAFRLFTRASRHKAAPSSKDSEPKTSLLPPANGYSPRETDSH, from the exons ATGCTGAGCATCCTTGCAGCTGGCTCCATATTCTTCCCAGGCCTCTTCCTGCTGTCCAAGCGATTCCTGAAACATGCTCCTGGGCTCAAATGGAGCGAGAAGGATGCTGTCATCGTCTCGTCCAG ACTGGTGTCCTCCGTTCAGGCCATTATGGCATCCTCTGCCGGGTACATCATCGCCTGTTCATGTGAAGACATCATTGAGGACCA gCACTGGCTTACCAGCAGCTATATCCTCTTTGCTGTCCCCTACTTCGTCTATGACATCTATGCCATGTTCTTGTGCCACTGGTACAAACTTCAGGTCAAAGATCATGAGGAGGAGAGCGAAGCCAAACCGATGAGGTCAGCCATCAGCGGCTATCTGCGCCGAGAGATCCTTATGGTCCTGCACCATGTCGTCATGGTCACTGTCTGTTTCCCTGTCTCTGTG TACAAGCAACAGCACACTCTCCTACATAAAGTCAATGGAGCTCTTATGCTGGTCACTTTCTTCATCTGCAGAGTTCTTCTCTTCCCCTACCTCTACTACGCCTACGGCAG GTACGCCTCCATCCCCTTCTACATCGTGCCGCTGTCTGTGCCCTGGCAGTGTAACGCAGGTGCAGCTTTGCTCATGGCCCCGCAGGTCTACTGGTTTTCCCTCATCTGCAGGGGCGCCTTCCGTCTCTTCACCAGAGCCTCACGGCACAAAGCTGCTCCTAGCAGCAAAGACTCTGAACCGAAAACCTCACTCCTGCCCCCTGCCAACGGATACAGCCCCAGAGAGACCGACTCGCACTGA
- the LOC122136573 gene encoding ceramide synthase-like isoform X1, translated as MLSILAAGSIFFPGLFLLSKRFLKHAPGLKWSEKDAVIVSSRLVSSVQAIMASSAGYIIACSCEDIIEDQHWLTSSYILFAVPYFVYDIYAMFLCHWYKLQVKDHEEESEAKPMRSAISGYLRREILMVLHHVVMVTVCFPVSVFWRQGKGDYFQGVMFLAELSTPSVCLGKILIQYKQQHTLLHKVNGALMLVTFFICRVLLFPYLYYAYGRYASIPFYIVPLSVPWQCNAGAALLMAPQVYWFSLICRGAFRLFTRASRHKAAPSSKDSEPKTSLLPPANGYSPRETDSH; from the exons ATGCTGAGCATCCTTGCAGCTGGCTCCATATTCTTCCCAGGCCTCTTCCTGCTGTCCAAGCGATTCCTGAAACATGCTCCTGGGCTCAAATGGAGCGAGAAGGATGCTGTCATCGTCTCGTCCAG ACTGGTGTCCTCCGTTCAGGCCATTATGGCATCCTCTGCCGGGTACATCATCGCCTGTTCATGTGAAGACATCATTGAGGACCA gCACTGGCTTACCAGCAGCTATATCCTCTTTGCTGTCCCCTACTTCGTCTATGACATCTATGCCATGTTCTTGTGCCACTGGTACAAACTTCAGGTCAAAGATCATGAGGAGGAGAGCGAAGCCAAACCGATGAGGTCAGCCATCAGCGGCTATCTGCGCCGAGAGATCCTTATGGTCCTGCACCATGTCGTCATGGTCACTGTCTGTTTCCCTGTCTCTGTG TTCTGGAGACAGGGAAAAGGGGATTATTTCCAGGGTGTGATGTTCCTGGCAGAACTCAGCACCCCATCTGTCTGTCTTGGAAAAATACTCATCCAG TACAAGCAACAGCACACTCTCCTACATAAAGTCAATGGAGCTCTTATGCTGGTCACTTTCTTCATCTGCAGAGTTCTTCTCTTCCCCTACCTCTACTACGCCTACGGCAG GTACGCCTCCATCCCCTTCTACATCGTGCCGCTGTCTGTGCCCTGGCAGTGTAACGCAGGTGCAGCTTTGCTCATGGCCCCGCAGGTCTACTGGTTTTCCCTCATCTGCAGGGGCGCCTTCCGTCTCTTCACCAGAGCCTCACGGCACAAAGCTGCTCCTAGCAGCAAAGACTCTGAACCGAAAACCTCACTCCTGCCCCCTGCCAACGGATACAGCCCCAGAGAGACCGACTCGCACTGA
- the LOC109062396 gene encoding serine/threonine-protein kinase NLK2-like — translation MAFHGSSRPTVCGNLFPGSELGHKYFCVNTTTGTTSTGLSATPNPTGPNAPAGTPRHPASLGGSAGGGAAIPQPHSNPASEVPSPAEMEPDRPIGYGAFGVVWSVTDPRDGRKVALKKMPNVFQNLVSCKRVFRELRMLCFFKHDNVLSALDILQPPQIDCFEEIYVITELMQSDLHKVIVSPQPLTTDHIKVFLYQILRGLKYLHSAGILHRDIKPGNLLVNSNCLLKICDFGLARVEEPDPSRHMTQEVVTQYYRAPEVLMGCQHYTSSIDVWSVGCIFAELLGRRILFQAQSPIQQLDLITDLLGTPPLSAMASACEGARAHILRGPHKPPSLSVLYMLSDGATHEAVHLLCRMLVFDPAKRISGSDALSHPYLDEGRLRYHTCMCKCCYSVPSGRVYTRDFEPPADRPFSHNYEQSMHSVWQGKELIHRFITEHQQGKRVPLCINPQSAAFKTFIRSTAWHSSKVSRKEER, via the exons ATGGCTTTCCATGGATCCTCTCGGCCAACAGTGTGTGGTAACTTGTTCCCTGGATCAGAGTTAGGCCACAAGTATTTTTGTGTCAACACCACGACCGGCACTACCTCAACGGGTCTCAGCGCAACACCAAATCCGACCGGACCCAACGCACCCGCTGGGACTCCCAGACACCCGGCGTCTCTCGGGGGCAGCGCAGGCGGAGGGGCAGCCATCCCGCAACCTCACAGTAACCCAGCAAGTGAGGTACCAAGTCCTGCTGAAATGGAGCCTGATCGGCCCATCGGTTATGGTGCATTTGGGGTGGTCTG GTCTGTGACGGACCCTCGGGATGGGCGTAAGGTGGCTCTGAAGAAAATGCCGAATGTCTTCCAGAACCTGGTCTCCTGCAAACGTGTGTTCAGGGAACTCCGGATGCTGTGTTTCTTTAAACATGACAAT GTGCTGTCAGCCCTGGACATTCTCCAACCTCCACAAATCGACTGCTTTGAGGAGAT ATACGTGATCACTGAGCTCATGCAGAGTGACCTACATAAAGTCATCGTTTCCCCTCAGCCTCTCACCACCGATCACATCAAGGTGTTCCTCTACCAGATACTCAGGG GCCTGAAGTACCTGCACTCTGCAGGCATTCTGCACAGAGACATCAAACCAGGGAACCTGCTGGTCAACAGCAACTGTCTGCTGAAG ATTTGTGACTTTGGCCTGGCGCGTGTGGAGGAGCCGGATCCTTCTCGTCACATGACCCAGGAGGTGGTGACGCAGTATTACCGTGCTCCAGAGGTTCTGATGGGATGCCAGCATTACACTTCATCTATAGACGTATGGTCTGTAGGCTGCATCTTCGCAGAGTTGCTGGGCAGACGTATTCTCTTCCAGGCTCAGAGCCCCATACAACAG ttGGATCTGATCACTGATCTGCTCGGGACTCCTCCTCTTTCTGCCATGGCATCCGCGTGTGAAGGAGCACGAGCGCACATTCTTAGAGGACCCCACAAACCA CCCTCACTGTCTGTTCTGTAcatgctctcagatggagcaaCACATGAAGCTGTTCATCTTTTGTGCCGCATGCTAGTTTTTGATCCA GCTAAGCGCATCTCAGGCAGTGACGCTCTGTCTCATCCGTATTTGGATGAGGGTCGTCTGCGGTACCACACCTGCATGTGTAAGTGCTGTTACTCTGTGCCGAGCGGAAGGGTGTACACCCGAGACTTTGAGCCGCCTGCGGATCGACCTTTCAGCCACAACTATGAGCAGAGCATGCACTCCGTCTGGCAGGGCAAAG AGCTCATCCATCGTTTTATAACAGAGCACCAGCAAGGCAAACGAGTGCCTTTGTGCATCAATCCCCAGAGTGCAGCCTTCAAAACCTTCATCAG ATCCACAGCCTGGCATTCCTCAAAAGTATCAAGGAAAGAAGAGAGATGA